A window of the Streptomyces sp. JB150 genome harbors these coding sequences:
- a CDS encoding serine hydrolase domain-containing protein, which produces MSEREPEVHGHCDSRFAAVRAAFEENFRDRGELGAAVAVTVDGVRVVDLWGGWADPERTRRWERDTVVNVWSTTKGPVALCAHILADRGLLDLDAPVAAYWPEFAAAGKEGVLVRHLLSHRAGLSGPREPHSFADLCDWELTTGRLAAMAPWWEPGTVSGYHALTFGHLVGEVVRRVSGLLPGAFLEREVTGPLGVDFTIGLPEKEAGRAARLVHAPAAPRGEQAAVFSQLAPAALAALTNPAVGAREACTPEWRAAEIPAANGHGTARAVADLYGVLAGRGALGGRRVLSAEAAERVREGQGPCRDLVLGAGFERETEVGLGLWLSGANGSYGPNPRAFGHDGFGGSCGLADPEAGVSLGYVMNRMGPRIADDPRKMALVEAVYSAL; this is translated from the coding sequence ATGTCCGAGCGCGAGCCAGAAGTCCACGGCCATTGCGACAGCCGCTTCGCGGCGGTGCGCGCGGCATTCGAGGAGAACTTCCGCGACCGCGGCGAGCTGGGTGCCGCGGTCGCCGTCACGGTCGACGGGGTGCGGGTGGTCGATCTGTGGGGCGGCTGGGCCGACCCCGAGCGCACCCGGCGCTGGGAGCGCGACACCGTGGTCAACGTCTGGTCCACCACCAAGGGCCCGGTGGCGCTGTGCGCGCACATCCTCGCCGACCGGGGGCTGCTCGACCTCGACGCGCCGGTGGCCGCGTACTGGCCGGAGTTCGCGGCGGCGGGCAAGGAGGGGGTGCTCGTACGGCATCTGCTCTCCCACCGGGCCGGACTGTCCGGCCCGCGCGAGCCGCACTCCTTCGCCGACCTGTGCGACTGGGAGCTGACCACCGGCCGGCTCGCGGCGATGGCGCCCTGGTGGGAGCCGGGCACGGTCTCCGGCTATCACGCGCTGACCTTCGGCCATCTGGTCGGCGAGGTGGTGCGCCGGGTGTCCGGGCTGCTGCCGGGCGCCTTCCTGGAGCGGGAGGTGACCGGGCCGCTCGGCGTCGACTTCACCATCGGCCTGCCCGAGAAGGAGGCCGGACGAGCCGCCCGTCTGGTGCACGCGCCGGCCGCGCCGCGCGGCGAACAGGCGGCGGTCTTCAGCCAGTTGGCGCCCGCCGCGCTGGCCGCCCTGACCAACCCGGCGGTGGGGGCGCGGGAGGCCTGCACCCCCGAGTGGCGGGCGGCCGAGATACCCGCGGCGAACGGTCACGGCACCGCGCGGGCGGTCGCCGACCTGTACGGCGTCCTGGCGGGCCGGGGCGCCCTCGGCGGGCGTCGCGTGCTGTCCGCCGAGGCGGCCGAGCGGGTGCGCGAGGGCCAGGGCCCGTGCCGGGACCTCGTGCTGGGCGCCGGGTTCGAGCGGGAGACGGAGGTCGGGCTCGGGCTGTGGCTGAGCGGCGCGAACGGCTCGTACGGGCCGAACCCGCGCGCCTTCGGCCATGACGGCTTCGGCGGTTCCTGCGGGCTGGCGGACCCGGAGGCGGGGGTCTCGCTGGGCTATGTGATGAACCGTATGGGCCCGCGCATCGCGGACGACCCGCGGAAGATGGCGCTGGTGGAGGCCGTGTACAGCGCCCTGTGA
- a CDS encoding GntR family transcriptional regulator — MARTTPHDHPQTAGRPAHRSDDQPLYWRIATELLGELRDGTIPPGERLPGERQLAEYFRVSRETVRQALEVLRRDGLVATDRRGSHATLSGPPVEHPASLVFPVGARRPADPRAADRATVAWELPPPEHAEALGLAPRRPTLVHRYESAGADGRGRRTAVTSFSAVALAEVAELGRYRDRADGTSSAQLWRAYDWMRRAGLTLHHRDTITRLPDTSSVRVTRLVQDQYARPLEITDLLVDARQDALVYEFTLPAAV; from the coding sequence ATGGCCCGCACCACCCCGCACGACCATCCGCAGACCGCCGGCCGGCCTGCCCACCGGAGCGACGACCAGCCCCTGTACTGGCGGATCGCCACCGAGTTGCTGGGCGAGCTGCGCGACGGCACCATCCCGCCCGGCGAACGGCTGCCCGGCGAGCGGCAGTTGGCCGAATACTTCCGGGTCAGCCGGGAGACCGTACGGCAGGCGCTCGAGGTGCTGCGCCGTGACGGCCTGGTCGCCACCGACCGGCGGGGCAGCCACGCCACCCTCTCCGGTCCGCCGGTCGAGCATCCGGCCTCGCTCGTCTTCCCGGTCGGCGCCCGCCGCCCCGCGGACCCCCGCGCCGCCGACCGGGCCACCGTGGCCTGGGAGCTGCCGCCGCCCGAGCACGCCGAGGCGCTGGGACTCGCCCCGCGCCGGCCGACCCTGGTGCACCGCTACGAGTCGGCCGGCGCCGACGGCCGGGGCCGGCGCACCGCCGTGACCTCCTTCTCGGCGGTGGCGCTCGCCGAGGTCGCGGAGCTGGGCCGCTACCGGGACCGCGCCGACGGCACGTCCTCCGCGCAGCTGTGGCGCGCGTACGACTGGATGCGCCGGGCGGGGCTCACCCTCCACCACCGGGACACCATCACCCGCCTCCCGGACACCTCGTCGGTCCGGGTGACCCGGCTGGTGCAGGACCAGTACGCCAGGCCCCTGGAGATCACCGACCTCCTCGTGGACGCCCGTCAGGACGCGCTGGTCTACGAGTTCACGCTGCCCGCGGCGGTCTGA
- a CDS encoding class I SAM-dependent methyltransferase: MFSPEGPSLRELAVQALSSVERGYDLLAPQFDHTPFRTPDSVLDATTAALRRIGPFEDGLDLCCGTGAGVGVLSRVCARSATGVDFSAGMLTVARQRVRPPARGPRVSWVRGDARALPFGPAFDLVVSFGAFGHFLPAEVPGVFTQVRAVLRPGGRFVFPVVAPPRPGSRAFWALLGFDAVMRVRNALWRPPFVMYYRTFTLGRVREELARAGFAVELYALPEFRRRRDGSPRVRLVVARRLPQWRGGPGQTAAGSVNS; the protein is encoded by the coding sequence ATGTTCAGCCCCGAGGGTCCCAGCCTGCGTGAACTCGCCGTCCAGGCGCTGTCGTCGGTCGAGCGCGGCTACGACCTGCTCGCGCCCCAGTTCGACCACACGCCGTTCCGCACCCCGGACTCCGTGCTGGACGCGACCACCGCGGCGTTGCGCCGGATCGGCCCCTTCGAGGACGGGCTCGACCTGTGCTGCGGCACCGGGGCGGGCGTCGGCGTGCTGTCCCGGGTGTGCGCGCGCAGCGCCACGGGGGTCGACTTCAGCGCGGGCATGCTCACGGTGGCCCGGCAGCGGGTCCGGCCCCCGGCGAGGGGACCGCGCGTGTCCTGGGTCCGCGGGGACGCCCGCGCGCTGCCCTTCGGTCCGGCCTTCGACCTCGTGGTCAGCTTCGGCGCGTTCGGGCACTTCCTGCCGGCCGAGGTGCCGGGGGTGTTCACGCAGGTCCGCGCGGTGCTGCGGCCGGGTGGCCGCTTCGTCTTCCCGGTCGTCGCGCCGCCCCGCCCGGGCTCGCGCGCCTTCTGGGCGCTGCTGGGCTTCGACGCGGTCATGCGGGTGCGCAACGCGCTGTGGCGGCCCCCGTTCGTCATGTACTACCGGACGTTCACACTCGGCCGGGTGCGCGAGGAGCTGGCGCGTGCGGGCTTCGCCGTGGAGCTGTACGCCCTGCCCGAGTTCAGGCGTCGGCGGGACGGGAGCCCACGGGTCCGGCTGGTGGTGGCCCGGCGGCTCCCGCAGTGGCGCGGCGGGCCGGGTCAGACCGCCGCGGGCAGCGTGAACTCGTAG
- the rho gene encoding transcription termination factor Rho produces the protein MATTLEHPLLQQHSAVARTVTGVLDVDASGKGHLRAAHLSPSPADPQVPAALIRRYALRKGDLVDGVAGPRGALTGVARIDGRSPEEARGRSRFGDLVPLHPRRRLRLEHPAAGLTGRLADLFAPVGKGQRGLIVAPPKSGKTVLLQQTAAAIAGNHPECRLMVVLLDERPEEVTDMRRSVRGEVYASTFDRTPREHIALAELVVERARRLVEHGEDVVILLDSLTRLCRACNNAASSGGRTLSGGVDAAALHGPKRFFGAARQTEEGGSLTILATALVETGSRADAYFFEELKSTGNMELRLSRELAARRLFPAVDLTASGTRREEPLLSPAESAAVRGLRRALRSRDAAADLETLLQRMRETPDNATFLRRVRPALPAG, from the coding sequence ATGGCCACCACTCTCGAACATCCCCTCCTCCAGCAGCACTCCGCGGTCGCCCGGACCGTCACCGGTGTGCTCGACGTCGATGCGAGCGGGAAGGGGCACCTGCGCGCCGCGCACCTCTCGCCGTCGCCCGCGGACCCGCAGGTCCCCGCCGCGCTGATCCGCCGGTACGCACTGCGCAAGGGCGACCTGGTCGACGGCGTGGCCGGCCCGCGGGGCGCGCTGACCGGCGTCGCGCGGATCGACGGCCGCAGCCCCGAAGAGGCCCGCGGCCGGAGCCGTTTCGGCGACCTGGTCCCGCTCCACCCGCGGCGCAGGCTGCGCCTGGAGCACCCGGCGGCCGGGCTCACCGGGCGGCTCGCCGACCTGTTCGCGCCGGTCGGCAAGGGCCAGCGCGGACTGATCGTGGCCCCGCCCAAGAGCGGCAAGACGGTCCTGCTCCAGCAGACCGCCGCGGCGATCGCCGGCAACCACCCCGAGTGCCGGCTGATGGTCGTCCTCCTCGACGAGCGCCCCGAGGAGGTCACCGACATGCGGCGCTCGGTGCGCGGCGAGGTGTACGCCTCGACGTTCGACCGGACGCCCCGTGAGCACATCGCCCTCGCCGAACTCGTCGTGGAGCGGGCCAGGCGGCTGGTCGAGCACGGCGAGGACGTGGTGATCCTGCTCGACTCGCTGACCCGGCTGTGCCGGGCCTGCAACAACGCGGCGTCGTCCGGCGGACGCACCCTCAGCGGCGGTGTCGACGCGGCGGCGCTGCACGGGCCGAAGCGCTTCTTCGGAGCGGCCCGCCAGACGGAGGAGGGCGGTTCGCTCACCATTCTGGCGACCGCGCTGGTGGAGACCGGCTCACGGGCCGACGCGTACTTCTTCGAGGAGCTGAAGAGCACCGGCAACATGGAACTGCGGCTCAGCCGCGAACTCGCCGCCCGCCGGCTCTTCCCGGCCGTCGACCTCACCGCCTCCGGCACTCGCCGCGAGGAACCGCTGCTCTCCCCCGCGGAGTCGGCCGCGGTGCGCGGTCTGCGCCGGGCCCTGCGGTCCCGGGACGCGGCGGCCGACCTGGAGACGCTGCTCCAGCGGATGCGCGAGACACCGGACAACGCGACGTTCCTGCGGCGGGTGCGGCCGGCGCTGCCGGCCGGCTGA
- a CDS encoding glycosyltransferase 87 family protein: MNPPRTDRARLLLVLALAAAVTVFTATVPLLRDWFDLRVYHGTVHHWTDGGRLYDYRVPGTPYGFTYPPFAALALLPLALVTVGTAVMLALLVNLTALAVCLRLLTGPAWRRYGWYGCSLAACVLALYEPVRDTVSFGQVNLVLLALVLADARLLATGRGRLAGAGIGLAAAIKLTPALFIGLLLLTRRGRAAALATGVAAGATACAAWVAPDASRFYWTRALWDTGRVGRLDYVSNQSVQGVLARLGLTGHAVWAVAVLLVLGVWAWRSRRAAAAGDWPAAFALTALTACLVSPVTWVHHLVWLLPAFAVLMRAGRTRWAGALYAVLCTSVVWLWVDDTSGVDGFLGSNAYTWITLGLLLWLPAGHSTGIRPNSSRSASATAPAPSTAAAATAAPPAQPGPVPAGTAAAAGTTSGPGLGRARRASSDPTGSTRPAASKPQSSSERASS; the protein is encoded by the coding sequence GTGAACCCGCCCCGCACCGATCGCGCACGGCTGCTGCTCGTCCTCGCCCTCGCCGCCGCCGTGACCGTCTTCACCGCGACCGTGCCGCTGCTGCGCGACTGGTTCGACCTGCGCGTCTACCACGGCACCGTCCACCACTGGACCGACGGCGGCCGGCTCTACGACTACCGGGTGCCGGGCACGCCGTACGGCTTCACCTACCCGCCCTTCGCGGCCCTCGCCCTGCTGCCGCTGGCCCTGGTCACCGTGGGCACCGCCGTGATGCTCGCCCTGCTGGTGAACCTGACCGCCCTCGCCGTCTGCCTGCGCCTGCTGACCGGGCCGGCGTGGCGGCGCTACGGCTGGTACGGCTGCTCCCTGGCCGCCTGCGTGCTCGCGCTGTACGAGCCGGTCCGCGACACCGTCAGCTTCGGCCAGGTCAACCTGGTGCTGCTGGCGCTGGTCCTGGCCGACGCCCGGCTGCTCGCCACCGGCCGGGGACGCCTCGCGGGTGCCGGCATCGGCCTCGCCGCCGCGATCAAGCTGACCCCGGCGCTCTTCATCGGCCTGCTGCTGCTCACCCGCCGGGGCCGGGCCGCCGCGTTGGCGACGGGGGTCGCCGCCGGGGCGACCGCGTGCGCGGCCTGGGTCGCGCCCGACGCGTCACGGTTCTACTGGACGCGGGCGCTGTGGGACACCGGCCGGGTGGGCCGGCTCGACTATGTCTCCAACCAGTCGGTGCAGGGCGTCCTGGCCCGCCTCGGCCTGACCGGTCATGCGGTGTGGGCGGTGGCGGTGCTGCTGGTCCTCGGTGTGTGGGCGTGGCGCTCCCGCCGGGCGGCCGCGGCGGGGGACTGGCCCGCCGCGTTCGCGCTGACCGCACTGACGGCCTGTCTGGTCAGCCCGGTCACCTGGGTGCACCATCTCGTCTGGCTGCTCCCGGCGTTCGCCGTGCTGATGCGCGCCGGACGGACCCGCTGGGCGGGCGCCCTGTACGCGGTGCTGTGCACCAGCGTGGTGTGGCTGTGGGTGGACGACACCTCGGGCGTCGACGGCTTCCTCGGGAGCAACGCGTACACCTGGATCACCCTCGGCCTGCTGCTGTGGCTGCCCGCCGGTCACTCCACCGGCATCCGGCCGAACAGCAGCCGCAGCGCGAGCGCCACCGCCCCGGCGCCCAGCACCGCGGCGGCCGCGACGGCCGCCCCGCCGGCCCAGCCCGGCCCGGTGCCGGCGGGGACGGCCGCCGCGGCCGGTACGACGTCCGGGCCCGGCCTCGGCCGGGCCCGCAGGGCGTCCAGCGACCCCACGGGGTCCACCCGGCCCGCCGCCTCGAAGCCCCAGTCGAGCAGCGAGCGGGCCTCCTCGTAG
- the mptB gene encoding polyprenol phosphomannose-dependent alpha 1,6 mannosyltransferase MptB, which translates to MASSVDLRHCGVLGLAGTAVLALGGETAGALPVRELPSPASPAAALGLVGASFGVVLLIAAWALLGRLLRGPQPPTRRALLLVLALWAAPLLLAPPLFSRDVYSYLAQGAMVDARIDVYTHGPSALGGPAADEVAPPWRHTAAPYGPVFLAVAAALAGPAGGDLSTGLLGMRLVALLGVALMAAALPRLARHSGTDPATALWLGALNPLVLLHLVAGAHNDALMLGLLGAGLVAALGRRPVLGAVLVTLAALVKAPAVLGLAAVAVLAARAGHRPVRAVLTTGLTAAATTVAATAVAGTGYGWIAALRTPVSPHNWAPTSLLGRATAALLDHLGSDLAPLAVPAWHALGLAATAAVLCLVWLRLRPHPVYALGLSLAAVAAFGPAIRPWYALWGLFLIAAAAPSASVRHRTATVTAVLALAVLPSGAPADLGRLLLAGCGGVLAVVVLWQAHQAVRAPALGRTA; encoded by the coding sequence ATGGCTTCCTCCGTCGATCTGCGCCACTGCGGCGTCCTGGGGCTGGCCGGGACCGCCGTCCTCGCCCTGGGCGGTGAGACGGCCGGAGCCCTGCCCGTCCGCGAGCTGCCGTCGCCCGCGTCGCCCGCCGCCGCCCTCGGCCTGGTCGGTGCGTCCTTCGGCGTCGTCCTGCTGATCGCCGCCTGGGCGCTGCTCGGCCGTCTCCTGCGCGGACCCCAGCCGCCCACCCGGCGGGCCCTGCTGCTCGTCCTCGCCCTCTGGGCGGCGCCGCTGCTGCTGGCCCCGCCGCTGTTCAGCCGGGACGTCTACAGCTACCTCGCGCAGGGCGCCATGGTCGACGCCCGGATCGACGTGTACACCCACGGCCCGTCCGCGCTCGGCGGCCCGGCGGCCGACGAGGTCGCCCCGCCGTGGCGGCACACCGCCGCCCCGTACGGGCCGGTGTTCCTGGCCGTCGCCGCCGCGCTCGCCGGTCCGGCCGGCGGTGACCTTTCCACCGGCCTGCTGGGGATGCGTCTGGTCGCCCTGCTCGGAGTCGCCCTGATGGCGGCCGCGCTGCCCCGGCTCGCCCGGCACAGCGGCACCGACCCGGCCACCGCGCTGTGGCTGGGCGCGCTCAACCCGCTCGTGCTGCTGCACCTCGTCGCCGGCGCCCACAACGACGCCCTGATGCTGGGCCTGCTCGGCGCGGGCCTGGTCGCCGCACTCGGCCGCCGGCCGGTCCTCGGAGCCGTCCTCGTCACACTCGCCGCGCTGGTCAAGGCGCCCGCGGTGCTGGGACTGGCCGCCGTCGCCGTACTCGCGGCGCGCGCCGGACACCGCCCGGTCCGGGCCGTGCTGACCACCGGCCTCACCGCCGCCGCCACGACGGTCGCCGCGACCGCCGTCGCGGGCACCGGCTACGGCTGGATCGCCGCCCTCCGCACCCCCGTCTCCCCGCACAACTGGGCGCCGACCAGTCTGCTCGGCCGTGCCACCGCCGCCCTGCTGGACCACCTCGGCAGCGATCTCGCCCCGCTCGCCGTGCCCGCCTGGCACGCCCTCGGCCTCGCCGCGACGGCGGCCGTCCTGTGCCTCGTCTGGCTGCGGCTGCGGCCACACCCGGTGTACGCGCTCGGCCTGAGCCTCGCCGCCGTGGCCGCGTTCGGCCCGGCGATCCGCCCCTGGTACGCGCTGTGGGGCCTGTTCCTCATCGCCGCCGCGGCGCCCAGCGCCTCCGTGCGCCACCGCACCGCCACCGTCACCGCCGTGCTCGCCCTCGCGGTGCTGCCCAGCGGCGCGCCCGCCGACCTCGGCCGGCTGCTGCTGGCCGGCTGCGGCGGGGTCCTCGCCGTGGTCGTCCTGTGGCAGGCCCACCAGGCGGTGCGGGCCCCGGCCCTGGGGCGCACCGCGTGA
- a CDS encoding glutaminase, whose translation MVIMTSSTTFQPVLERIAEEIERTPGRGRPADYIPALAACDPRRFGMAVAEPDGTVYGVGDWREPFSTQSVTKVFTLALDLAREGDELWEHVGREPSGNRFNSLVQLEYEDGIPRNPFINAGALVVTDRLHTRTGDASGTLLDFLRAESGNPELSYDEEVAASEAAHGARNAALAHFMASYGNIDNPVPELLEQYFRQCSLRASCADLARATAFLARHGVRADGSRLLTRSQAKQVNAIMMTCGTYDAAGDFAYRVGLPGKSGVGGGIVAVVPGRCTLCVWSPGLDERGNSVAGVAALDRFTTLTGLSVF comes from the coding sequence ATGGTGATCATGACGTCGTCGACGACCTTCCAGCCGGTCCTGGAGCGCATCGCCGAGGAGATCGAGCGCACGCCCGGCCGCGGCCGGCCCGCCGACTACATCCCGGCGCTCGCCGCCTGCGACCCGCGCCGCTTCGGCATGGCCGTCGCCGAGCCGGACGGCACGGTGTACGGGGTGGGGGACTGGCGCGAGCCGTTCTCCACCCAGTCCGTCACCAAGGTCTTCACCCTCGCCCTCGACCTGGCCCGCGAGGGCGACGAACTGTGGGAGCACGTGGGCCGCGAGCCCTCCGGCAACCGGTTCAACTCCCTGGTCCAGCTGGAGTACGAGGACGGCATCCCGCGCAACCCGTTCATCAACGCGGGCGCCCTCGTCGTCACCGACCGCCTGCACACCCGTACCGGCGACGCGTCCGGCACCCTCCTGGACTTCCTGCGCGCCGAGTCCGGCAACCCGGAGCTGTCCTACGACGAGGAGGTCGCCGCGTCCGAGGCCGCGCACGGTGCCCGGAACGCGGCCCTCGCCCACTTCATGGCGTCGTACGGCAACATCGACAACCCGGTGCCGGAACTGCTGGAGCAGTACTTCCGGCAGTGCTCCCTGCGGGCCTCCTGCGCCGACCTGGCCCGCGCGACCGCCTTCCTGGCCCGGCACGGGGTGCGCGCCGACGGCTCCCGGCTGCTCACCCGCAGCCAGGCCAAGCAGGTCAACGCGATCATGATGACGTGCGGCACGTACGACGCGGCGGGCGACTTCGCCTACCGCGTGGGCCTGCCCGGCAAGAGCGGCGTGGGCGGCGGCATCGTCGCGGTCGTCCCCGGCCGCTGCACCCTGTGCGTCTGGAGCCCCGGCCTGGACGAGCGCGGCAACTCCGTGGCGGGCGTGGCGGCCCTGGACCGCTTCACCACGCTGACCGGCCTGTCGGTGTTCTGA
- the aspA gene encoding aspartate ammonia-lyase, which produces MNAVATRREHDLLGDRDVPADAYWGVHTLRATENFAITGTPISAYPHLITALAAVKEAAALANEELGLLDPRKAAAIVAACREIRAGELHDQFVVDVVQGGAGTSTNMNANEVVANRALELLGYEKGQYRYLHPNEDVNLGQSTNDVYPTAVKIATVFAVRGLLKAMSVLQDAFARKAVEFRDVLKMGRTQLQDAVPMTLGQEFSAYAVMLDEDRSRLAEAVELIHEINLGATAIGTGLNAPRGYAEAARRHLCEITGLPLVTAANLVEATQDCGAFVQMSGVLKRIAVKLSKSCNDLRLLSSGPRAGLGEINLPPVQAGSSIMPGKVNPVIPEVVNQVAFEVIGNDVAITMAAEAGQLQLNAFEPIILHSLSESITHLRNACVTLAERCVAGITANTEVLRASVENSIGLVTALNPHIGYTAATDIAKEALATGRGVAELVLEKGLLPQEKLAALLRPEVVAGNGSPVV; this is translated from the coding sequence ATGAACGCCGTCGCCACCCGTCGTGAGCACGACCTGCTCGGGGACCGGGACGTTCCCGCCGACGCCTACTGGGGTGTGCACACCCTGCGCGCCACGGAGAACTTCGCCATCACCGGCACCCCCATCTCCGCCTACCCGCACCTGATCACCGCCCTGGCCGCCGTGAAGGAGGCCGCCGCGCTCGCCAACGAGGAGCTGGGGCTGCTCGACCCCCGCAAGGCCGCCGCGATCGTCGCCGCGTGCCGGGAGATCCGCGCCGGTGAGCTGCACGACCAGTTCGTGGTGGACGTGGTGCAGGGCGGCGCCGGCACCTCCACCAACATGAACGCCAACGAGGTCGTCGCCAACCGGGCGCTGGAGCTGCTGGGTTACGAGAAGGGGCAGTACCGGTACCTGCACCCCAACGAGGACGTCAACCTCGGCCAGTCCACCAACGACGTCTACCCGACCGCCGTCAAGATCGCGACGGTGTTCGCGGTGCGCGGCCTGCTCAAGGCGATGTCGGTCCTCCAGGACGCCTTCGCCCGCAAGGCCGTCGAGTTCCGCGACGTGCTGAAGATGGGCCGCACCCAGCTCCAGGACGCCGTGCCGATGACGCTCGGGCAGGAGTTCTCGGCGTACGCCGTCATGCTCGACGAGGACCGCAGCCGGCTCGCCGAGGCCGTCGAGCTGATCCACGAGATCAACCTGGGCGCCACCGCCATCGGCACCGGCCTCAACGCGCCCCGCGGCTACGCGGAGGCGGCCCGCCGCCACCTCTGCGAGATCACCGGCCTGCCCCTGGTCACCGCCGCCAACCTGGTCGAGGCCACCCAGGACTGCGGCGCGTTCGTGCAGATGTCCGGCGTGCTCAAGCGGATCGCCGTCAAGCTGTCCAAGAGCTGCAACGACCTGCGACTGCTGTCCTCCGGGCCGCGCGCGGGTCTCGGCGAGATCAACCTGCCGCCCGTGCAGGCCGGTTCGTCGATCATGCCCGGCAAGGTCAACCCGGTGATCCCCGAGGTCGTCAACCAGGTCGCCTTCGAGGTCATCGGCAACGACGTCGCCATCACCATGGCCGCCGAGGCCGGTCAGCTCCAGCTGAACGCCTTCGAGCCGATCATCCTGCACTCCCTGTCGGAGTCCATCACCCACCTGCGCAACGCCTGCGTCACCCTCGCCGAGCGGTGCGTGGCCGGCATCACCGCCAACACCGAGGTGCTGCGGGCCAGTGTCGAGAACTCCATCGGCCTGGTCACCGCCCTGAACCCGCACATCGGTTACACGGCCGCCACCGACATCGCCAAGGAAGCCCTCGCCACCGGCCGGGGCGTGGCCGAACTCGTCCTGGAGAAGGGCCTGTTGCCGCAGGAGAAGCTGGCCGCCCTGCTGCGTCCCGAGGTCGTCGCGGGCAACGGCTCGCCCGTCGTCTGA
- a CDS encoding asparaginase, translating into MYSSSAADAPLVREPLHAPVAHLVRGGVVEGIHYGSLVVLDSDGRVTLQLGDIEAAFYPRSALKPVQAVAMVRAGLPLDGELLSLAAASHSGEERHLTGARRILELAGLTEDDLRNTPDLPFDPAVRDTWVREGRRPSRLAQNCSGKHAAMLYVCRLNGWSLDDYLDPEHPLQQAIAEIVEDLTGQRVAAVTVDGCGAPLFSVSLHGLARAVARITTAAPGTPEARVADAMRDHAEMASGSGRDVAALMRAVPGLLAKDGFEGVQVAALPDGRAVAVKISDGANRARIPVAAAALARAGVDPALLTGFAGEPLLGGGQPVGSVRVVRALDPVSV; encoded by the coding sequence ATGTACAGCAGTTCCGCCGCGGACGCACCCCTCGTCCGTGAACCCCTGCACGCCCCCGTCGCCCACCTCGTCCGCGGCGGGGTCGTCGAGGGCATCCACTACGGCTCCCTCGTCGTCCTCGACTCCGATGGCCGGGTCACCCTCCAGCTCGGCGACATCGAGGCCGCGTTCTACCCGCGCTCGGCGCTCAAGCCGGTCCAGGCCGTCGCCATGGTCCGGGCCGGGCTGCCGCTCGACGGGGAACTGCTGTCCCTCGCCGCCGCCAGCCACTCCGGCGAGGAACGCCACCTCACCGGCGCCCGGCGCATCCTGGAACTGGCCGGCCTCACCGAGGACGACCTGCGCAACACGCCCGACCTGCCGTTCGACCCCGCCGTGCGGGACACCTGGGTGCGCGAGGGACGCCGGCCCTCCCGGCTCGCCCAGAACTGCTCCGGCAAGCACGCCGCCATGCTGTACGTCTGCCGGCTCAACGGCTGGTCCCTGGACGACTATCTCGACCCCGAGCACCCCCTCCAGCAGGCGATCGCCGAGATCGTCGAGGACCTGACCGGGCAGCGGGTCGCCGCGGTCACCGTCGACGGCTGCGGCGCGCCGCTGTTCTCCGTCTCCCTGCACGGGCTCGCGCGCGCCGTCGCCCGGATCACCACCGCGGCGCCGGGCACGCCGGAGGCGCGGGTCGCCGACGCCATGCGCGACCACGCGGAAATGGCCTCCGGCTCGGGCCGGGACGTGGCCGCGCTGATGCGGGCCGTGCCGGGGCTGCTCGCCAAGGACGGCTTCGAAGGCGTCCAGGTCGCCGCGCTGCCCGACGGGCGGGCCGTCGCCGTGAAGATCTCCGACGGGGCGAACCGGGCGCGGATTCCCGTCGCCGCGGCGGCGCTCGCCCGCGCGGGCGTGGACCCGGCACTGCTGACCGGGTTTGCCGGGGAGCCGCTGCTCGGTGGCGGGCAGCCGGTGGGGTCTGTACGGGTGGTCCGGGCGCTGGACCCGGTGTCCGTGTAG